One Methanomassiliicoccales archaeon genomic window carries:
- a CDS encoding dodecin family protein — protein sequence MVQKVIEIVGISKKGFDDAAKNAIDTAAKTVRNIRWARATEFECKCDEGAIVDFRALMKIYFEVD from the coding sequence ATGGTTCAAAAAGTGATCGAGATAGTCGGGATATCGAAGAAAGGGTTCGACGATGCTGCAAAGAACGCCATTGATACGGCAGCAAAGACCGTCCGGAACATTCGATGGGCCCGTGCAACAGAATTTGAATGCAAGTGCGACGAGGGTGCGATCGTTGATTTCAGGGCCCTGATGAAGATATATTTCGAAGTCGATTAG
- a CDS encoding ribonuclease HI family protein, translating into MKLRLFTDGGSRGNPGPSAFAFILQFEDGKTVLEKAHFLGKATNNEAEYHGLLAGLAAAKEKGADEIEVTMDSELVVKQMQGLYSVKSPNLIPLYKEARLRFSSFRRPLILHSPREHPVISRADALLNEELDRYTKRR; encoded by the coding sequence ATGAAGTTGAGATTGTTCACGGACGGGGGATCGAGGGGCAATCCCGGTCCTTCGGCCTTCGCGTTCATCCTGCAATTCGAGGATGGGAAGACGGTTCTGGAGAAAGCTCATTTCCTGGGAAAAGCCACCAACAACGAGGCAGAATACCACGGACTATTGGCCGGATTGGCGGCGGCGAAGGAGAAGGGGGCGGACGAGATCGAGGTCACCATGGACAGCGAACTGGTGGTAAAGCAGATGCAGGGGCTGTATTCGGTCAAATCTCCGAACCTCATTCCATTGTATAAAGAGGCCAGGCTAAGGTTCTCGAGCTTCAGAAGACCGCTGATCCTTCATTCGCCTCGTGAGCATCCAGTCATCTCCAGGGCAGATGCGCTATTGAACGAGGAGCTCGACCGGTACACCAAGAGAAGGTGA